In Argiope bruennichi chromosome X1, qqArgBrue1.1, whole genome shotgun sequence, the genomic stretch TTGCAAATATAATGTGTGCAACGATTTAAGACCATTGAATGTCCGATTGTTTATCATGTGTACATTGCTATTATTCATGTACAAAACACGCATGTTCTTTCTTCCAATAAATGTGTGACTTGAGAGTGAAGGTATATCGTTCCCATCTAGATACAGTTCTGTCACGTCCATTGGTATACGACGAGGGACAGAAATGTGATTTTGTGAGCTGCAGTCCACAATATTAGTGTTCCAACTCTGGTCATAAAAGCATGTACAGTTTTCAGGACACACCATCTCACAGTCACACGCATCGAATTCGCAGCAATGACAAAGTGCAAAACAGTGATTCTTATAACGGCAAAGGAACTGAGAGGAATGTGCGTGCACAATTTTTACAGCTGTTCGCATACGATTAAAAGTTAACTGGCAGGAAATGTCCTCAATGTCAACAATACGAGGATACTGTCGAGACTCATCCAGAGAACCTATTCTTTGTATCCATTCCATATTGCAGTCGCATAAATAGGGATTCTCTGATATTGAGAATTCAGGCAAAGGTTTTCGATTTCGTACTTCTGTAAGCCTAAAAGCATTCACTTCCAGATTTTCCAACAGATTCCTGGTTAAATCTACTCTAGTAAGATTTGGTTTTCCCATAAATGTAAAAGGATGGATAATCTTAATGCGATTATCATTCAAGAAAACTATCTCAATGCCATTAGGTAACGAAGAGGAGTCTATTTCAACGATGTGATTTTTAGATACATCTAAAGTACGGAGTTTAAGTACGCCTTCCAATTCGAAATAGTTGCCCAGCAACTCTATTTGATTGTCATGCATATCAAGCCATTGCAAACCAATAGGTACCAATGCGTAGTCAAACCATTCAATTCGATTTGCTGATATGTTAAGCATCATGAGATCATGCAGATTGCTAAATAATCCATTGACTTCAGGAAGGAAATTTGAATCTAACCTCAGTGCATGTAAGTATGTTACGTCATCAAACGTGCTTGTTTCAacatattcaatttcattattcGCCAAACTTAAAATCCGCAAAGATGGTAATTCTTCAAATACCCCTTTAGTAAGATTTCCGATTTTATTTCCGCTAAGAACTAagctatataaattttctaatccAAGGTAACTAGCATTGTGAATATCCGATATTCTGTTGTTGGATAAATCAAGACTTCGAAGCAATTGAAAGGACTGGACGGCAGTTGGTACTGCAGTCAGCTTATTATTAGCCAAACTTAGTTCCATCACAGCGCTGTTATTACGAAAGGCATCTGGGTGTACATCACTGATGTCATTATGACTTAATGATAGCATGTTTAAGACATATAATCCACTGAACATTGTAGGTGTCACTCGAGTTAATCTATTATTGTTAAGGACCAAAGTATGCAGTTTATAGAGAGATGAAAATGCATGATCGGAAATAACTTCAATCTCATTATGGTCTAAATGCAGGACTTCGAGACTATATTGACTGCGAAATATAGTGGAATCAATTTGTGTGAGTCGATTATAACTAACATCCATTGTCGTCATTCGAATCAAATCAGCAAATGTATCTGATCCTAGCCAATGACTTGTTATCTCATTATGGCTCAGATCAAGTATTTGAAGCTGCTGCAAACCTGTAAACAATCCAGGAGGTAAAACACTAATGGAGTTGTTCTGAAGATAAAGTTCAACTAATTCCTCACAGTTTCTCAAAACAAGAGGAGGTAGAGCAACAATTTGATTACTGGATAAGTCGAGAAATCTAAGTTTATCCAAGCCATGAAGAGCCGACTCTTCAGCTCTGGATATTGAATTGTGATCTAAACGAAGTTCTTTTAGTTGATTGACAGCAGCAAATCCTTTACTTGTTAGCACCTTAATTCTATTATGCGACAGACGAACACGTTGCACATCCACAAGGCATAATACATTGTCACGACTGCCAGCTGATAGACCCACGCTAGATATGTCTGATAGGTTATTTAAAGTCAAATTCAAAGTTTCCAGTCGACGCAATGGGCAAAGGAGTGTTTGAGGCAAATGATTTATGTTATTTTCCCCAATATCCAAATGTTCCAGAAGTTGTAACTGAGAGAATGTTTCTGCCGATAACTGCAGTGAAGTTTTTCCATGTCGATAGTTTCTGGATCGAATGGTCAGATTCTTTAACTGCGACACGCCATTAAATGCCAATGGAGGTATAGATGTCAGTGTGCAGTCTTCTATCTCAAGCTCACGTAAGTTCTTCAGCAGCCCAAAAGTATTATTAACCAAGTCGTCGAGATCATCATTAAAGCGGGAGTTTGGTTTGCTATTGACCTGGAAAGGACGATTATCACAAATCACTTTCAACTTCACAACGCGATCTGGCTGGATTGACGAGAAATTGTCAAAAACGTCATTTAAATTCTGCACCATGCATTTCACAGACAATTCATCCTGTCCGCCTGTATTATCACTGATACAATCACTGTTCCCGTCATTCGCCAAACTCTTTGTAAGGTTAAGGATCAATAAAACCAAAAAGATTCTCCAAGGATTTGAATAGCTAGCCATGATTTTGTCACTGGATTTGAAAGACTCTCAGAAATATTTAGAAGGCACTGTCAAACCACGATTAAAAGTCCATGTCATATCCAAGATAGCGATCAAATCCGCTGAAAGGTAATAACCGGGTAAACAGTCTTCCCTCGCACATGGTAAGCGCCGGTTAGAAGGACACCAGTTTATTATGACGGCAATCACCTCTCACTGACTGGTTTTTAGCGAGACTCCGATGTACAACAGCACGTGGAATCTTACTCCGCCCACAAGGGATCCTCAACCAATGGGTGAAGAGGGGAGAAAAGCCATTCAGCTGGTAAACGATGCGGGTTCGGCTTTTTAGCTGGAGTCCTCTCCCGTGCCGACTACTCTTTGGGAAATGCTCTCGCGTTAGAGCGTCCGTAGGTTTCCTTTTCAGCAACTTCGGCACCGGATCGAATCctgttaaagaaaagaaaagagatatTCAATACATATCAGTAGCAGTGTGGCAATTTTTAACACTCCCATCTTCACGGTTAATTTTAACCACCTGGCGGTGCCTGCTGATTCCGCTTCTATTTACCGCGCTTAAAAGTGCGAATTTTAGGAGGAGAATTGAATAATCGTTTTACCCGAGGAAACGTAAACACAAATAAACCGCTTAGTCAACAAACAAGCGCGCGCATTAGACGTTCGATTTGGAAACTATATTCTTAAGTATGCCAACTAAACTcgaaaatttcagatatattattttgataatgtcTGTATAaaactgagaatatttttaagaatttataaaatattcaacgaGTGACTAATTcgtgaacatttattttataaaatattttttgatttgatgCATATATTTTTCCGAGCATATTTTCATGCCGGTgagattatacaattttttttaaccaacacgattattaactttttatttgattaaataaatcattttcttcatacaggttaaaaaattatatattattttttgaacttttaaaaacagTGAGAATTATCCCATTTTAGCTTGAGTTTACTCGTAACAttcacaaattcaaataaaaaatttctagatGATTATCATCATAACATAAATGcttgtatatttttgaaaggtGATTAAATGcttgtatatttttgaaaggtGATTAAATGcttgtatatttttgaaaggtGATTAAATGcttgtatatttttgaaaggtGATTAAATGcttgtatatttttgaaaggtGATTAAATGCTTGTATCTTTTTATTAATCATCATTACGCGATAGCTCTGATTTCGTGGATAACATGAAATGCTGCATATTTTACACCTTTAAAACAAATATCAGGTAAAATTTTGACGTGTCTCCACTGATAATAAAAACAAGTGTATAAGTAAAAGCTCATTGTGGAAGGTAGCAGGtagcaaaatttctgaaatttaaatcaaaaacctaggagaaattaaaacttttttcattaataaatattcttttaaaatattatgcaacaaaagtaatatttacatcatttaaaaagcttcaaaaaatatcttttcaattataccgATTTATTGGCATTACATTTTTTCTccaatcttaataaattttcacaatatttttgtatGTCGTAGatttatacatttgtatattattttttgtgcagTGTTGTAATGAAACTAATTGGTGTATAAAAGCATACCGCGTTTTTAGTTTGCTCTTTTCCTTTCTTATTACAGCACATTGTATGTTcaattaaatcagtaaaaaaaagtgCTCCAAGATATtacaaaagttatgaaatattctattctatatataaaattttaaagctgcaTGAATCTACTttctattgttatatttattaatatatttcaattcagtAAGCAAAGTTATTTGATTAACTTGTGCTTAATTATTTCCTGTTTcaaactgaaattgaaatattagacgagattcaaaaaaaaaaaaaaaatgagaaaaatgcataACGCAATGATCAGAACCATCAGGCTTCTAAATCAGCATGAGATAAATGTTTCTCAAAATTAACCTTCTGACggcccaattttttaaaatcactcttTCAATGATATGTttacaaataagttcaaatatttttcaaacaaagtgaattGACACTATaggttacacgataataatacgatataataaaaatctgtaatcgtaaataTAAACACTCTAAACAGTAAAAACGTAGgctgcaatagaaaatggactgattgccaatcCGCGGATATCGCGGaataagcagctggagggttaatacTTTAAAACTACCTTGTTGAAGAAATTATAACACCAAACGATATATAAggaatttaatcgaaatttttctcaACCAATAATCCCTTCAAACCAACTGGTCAATGAAGGAATATAGCATTAAACAgttaactgcaatttttttttttttaagtcaagcGATGACATACTTTATATACGTCGAAAGCGATACAAATGGTGGAGtagtaaattttggaaaaaaataaaacgaataagatttcatttttattagataaaatattatacatttaccGAGTTAAAAATGGAGATTTTGATTTGCATGCATACACATCGAATGCACCTAATTGGTTAAATGAAACTGTACATATCATACATACCCACCACTTCAAGTAAAGTGTCTAGTTCAGTTTTCCTGTAAATCATAGGATTAATTCGAACATTCTGAAATCGTACAGAGTTACGCTATTTGTCACGaagaaagtagaaatattttttctaagagACAAATGTAAAATTCATTGTGAAGAACTGACTACTTCATGCTATCTTTGTGTTATTCAAAACAATCAATACACTGATAAATACagttcatacattttttttaaccattgtaTTTTAGCGTAAAAGGTTTTACGAAATGATCAaggttttacataaaattttcgattttgcaTGTTAGTCACGAACAAGAACAATCAAGTATTTAACAAGTATTTCAATGTAAAttctatgtaaaataaatattgggggggggggttccaTTCCAGTTCTACAGGTTTCCATATTCGATTAATAAACAGACATCTGCAATTGTTTACATCACTCATTTCAACAGCAAAAATACTTacccctttgcactcggatgttacctctcactcaccattcaagacggagcatcattttgatgttttatttatttatttttcaattttgattgctaaaaacgcctacagaatagtaaaaagatgtagattccttttttcagagaaattcaacttaaaacaattgcttgtatttattttttttggtgtAGTAAACAAGtacatgtattaagtgaatatttatgcatctaattacttttcgAGTGCTTAGGGTTAAAAGTTATCTGGTGATTAGTAAGAATTTGGATTAATTCCaatttctcgtttttttttttttgtttttttttttttgttttttgaagaatGTATGCATAAAGTCAGTTGTATTTATCTTGATAGGTAAGAGaacgaaattttttcttaagtatagatttaaaaaaagtattattttgataCTAACAGGATTTGATATCTACATTTATTCCTTCTCGATTTATTTCCCATTTTGTGTCATATGTAAAACCGGCAACAAACATAAATCCTCCACTGAAAGCATCATccaagttttcaaattattttttcagccttatgatattacaaagaaaaaatattttaatcctcaAAACATTCGACCTCGAGATATCCGCAATTTTGACCTCCTGgagtctgaaaaacatatttttggaattattgtgtttacagacagacggacataacACAAAGCATCGAGAGGGAAGGATGAAATACATCCGATTTTTATGTATGAGAACACTGTACATCACAAATGCAAAaagctatataaatgaaattcgacaGATATTTGTATCattagaaatgaaatcaaatccTTCAACAGtgtgatcatctgtcggtctctATATTTGCGTGTATTTGAACCGcacaaacatttaaaagaaaatgtacgttaaagatacttttaacattttaaaagaaaatttgaaattgagtGCACATCATTTGAATCTCGGAGATGACTTTTCGTTTATGCAAGGCAATGATCCTAAACACATTGTTCACaatgtgaaattttgattatataatatcaaaaatcagTTGCATTCGCTTCCATAATCACCATACTTAAAACCTATCGAACAATCATGCGATTTATTGTACAAGAATCGCCAAAATGATATAGCCTCAAAAAAGTGCTTTAACATGATGgaataatatttcttctaaagaaGCATCCAAACTGTTCCAATTTATGCCCAAATGATTACAAACGTAAAGGCTATCCAATTACATACTGAAGTTTAATTTGCTGTCCAACATAATCAATTttcataaggtttttttttttctttttacatttgcgcaattttattctattttatttaattttttaattaattaattttttttaaaaaaattgttattaaaaaccAATGAATTGTTTAAGGagtgtaataaaaatgaatattcggTCGTATGTCTGAAAGAAGGATGTTGAagaaacttacatttttttttttttaattcacaccattatcattttatttacagttaaaactTAGTAAGATTTAGCAATAGATATTTGAATTGAtaggcattattttaaaatttaagccttATATTTCCGAACACCAAAACTTTcgtagaacttttttttattttagatatatttttgagTGCAAGTGCCAacattttttccattatatttaataataaatgatattccacctttatttattcaaaaatacagaTTCCATGAAATCAGTATAACAGTATaagaatatttctcttaaaaaaaactgatgcatAACTTTTTTTACATAGCTttgtcaatataataaaaaataatataaataatacagctaaaaatataatataaataaaaaggaaaattgaaacCACTTCAAACCAAACAATAGTTcacatatttcattgaaaattgtcTAAAAGAGCAGCTTCTGAAGCTATTTATGTTTCGTATTTACataaacatcaataaatataaaaaaattaaccccTTTTACCTGGACAGTAGTTAAAAAAGTCGCTTTTATCACGgttcagtttcagtttctttttctgATGGTATTTACAAGAACggaaaaaaatgtagtttaattatattaatgtcctgtttttaaagaaacacttgggctattttgggatggaccacGTAATTTtcaaccatggtcagatgacaagaacgATACCTCAGATGGCCTGCCCTCTCTAAATTTCctcaccacaccagtgggagtacatttggccccgacggatttaacgtgcaccagaaacgcttacacgacggttcggtgaaatcgggtctcgaacctgaaatcctccggttccgaagccgagaccttaccaccatgccgCCATAGTTCGCGAAAAAATGTAGTTGTTACAGCAAATAGCAGCTGGTAGACAttaaaattttccagtttttaattttgaataaaataacttcataaattACAAGTTTTGTACTGTTTCCCAATATTGTTCTGCacgaaaagttatttattaatgcaGAAATAAGATTGGTAAGGTGATTCGGAATATAAAGGGTTCATTTACAAATATACCAAGTTTTAcaaaaaacacattcttttaaaatgaatgtttcattCTTTCTTATGGTGAAATAGGTTGCTATTATCACGTGTTTTACATGAGGTtcgaattatatttctttaaattactggCGATGTTGtctaataattttttcccaaCAAAAAACATAGAGCGATATCAAAAACtacagcttttaattaaaataaataaaaaataaatatttttggaaggaaaaaatagttaaaatatcaaaaccaAGCAAAATTAATGATCTATAAATCATCGCTATCTTTTTTTGAAAgccaccaaaaaattaaattataatttttttttattttaaataaaaattttagaaaaataagtaattcaactctaaaaataacaattcaacttttataccaataaaaaaaagctatcggaaaaaaaagaagaaaaaaaaaacgcgagaaaaataattttatctcgtATACAATGCGTTTCTATGcattataatataaatcatttatcatttttcagtGAAGacagaataagttttttttttcctcaaatggtgagaaagtgattaaattttttttttttttttgaattccttttatcTAAGAATGATTAGTGTTAAGAATGAATACGCAAATCCAAGTATCAATATGCATGCgagtgtatatatatgtaatgatatttccatctaaattaaatcctaactaatttcctaatttttatcttaatttcacccatattacttaatttaaatatgttgttctcttatttcctgatccaattccactttttttttttttttttacttaattaatgctACATGAGCTAAAACACCTGAAATCGGCAAGTCCCCACACTCCGAAAGAAGGgttaaaaatctgtcaagctacgcaaattctttttaaagatatatatatatatatataattctctttcctaaatcgacacgtgtaaagaaatctctATAGAATCTCATAGAATATAATCGGcggggaaaaatatttatatctctcTTTCGCTGAAGATTGATACATCTCGTCATTTCTTGCTTgtgcataaattatgcctcccaggagagaataaaagcaaagtttaaaaattcaaagtgtcttctctctcttcggccatgaaactgctaaaaaaataagttatttctttaCGTATATATTATATAAGCGATTACGTACATGGTACAGAAATTGCTATTATTACTTATTGGCGAGTGGCAACTTT encodes the following:
- the LOC129958354 gene encoding toll-like receptor Tollo; the protein is MASYSNPWRIFLVLLILNLTKSLANDGNSDCISDNTGGQDELSVKCMVQNLNDVFDNFSSIQPDRVVKLKVICDNRPFQVNSKPNSRFNDDLDDLVNNTFGLLKNLRELEIEDCTLTSIPPLAFNGVSQLKNLTIRSRNYRHGKTSLQLSAETFSQLQLLEHLDIGENNINHLPQTLLCPLRRLETLNLTLNNLSDISSVGLSAGSRDNVLCLVDVQRVRLSHNRIKVLTSKGFAAVNQLKELRLDHNSISRAEESALHGLDKLRFLDLSSNQIVALPPLVLRNCEELVELYLQNNSISVLPPGLFTGLQQLQILDLSHNEITSHWLGSDTFADLIRMTTMDVSYNRLTQIDSTIFRSQYSLEVLHLDHNEIEVISDHAFSSLYKLHTLVLNNNRLTRVTPTMFSGLYVLNMLSLSHNDISDVHPDAFRNNSAVMELSLANNKLTAVPTAVQSFQLLRSLDLSNNRISDIHNASYLGLENLYSLVLSGNKIGNLTKGVFEELPSLRILSLANNEIEYVETSTFDDVTYLHALRLDSNFLPEVNGLFSNLHDLMMLNISANRIEWFDYALVPIGLQWLDMHDNQIELLGNYFELEGVLKLRTLDVSKNHIVEIDSSSLPNGIEIVFLNDNRIKIIHPFTFMGKPNLTRVDLTRNLLENLEVNAFRLTEVRNRKPLPEFSISENPYLCDCNMEWIQRIGSLDESRQYPRIVDIEDISCQLTFNRMRTAVKIVHAHSSQFLCRYKNHCFALCHCCEFDACDCEMVCPENCTCFYDQSWNTNIVDCSSQNHISVPRRIPMDVTELYLDGNDIPSLSSHTFIGRKNMRVLYMNNSNVHMINNRTFNGLKSLHTLYLQHNLIVALHGYEFERLVNLRHLYLSYNRINAIGNSTFVHLKSLEVLHLDHNYIVEFQVWNLNQNAKLVDIQLAHNPWACECQFVGDFTIWLQSRADLVHDVYNVNCVYNETSTLPLVEFNMTMCTNVSVTSPSYIQSFYVSEFMPVFIIVASVLVLLIIACVLVFVYRKRMRVWFFSKYGVRIFSTDPRVRNEDNKLFDAFVSYSKKDESFVAQVLAPELEYGNPHYRLCLHYRDLPVSNYLTEAIVEAMESSRRTVLVLSENFIRSEWCRYDLKAAHHEVLRTNKNELIVILIGPLSQHDLDPDLRLWLKSCTFLRWGDRRFWEKLRYALPDIRNRRSDRCHDNDHSVSVHI